In Gossypium arboreum isolate Shixiya-1 chromosome 5, ASM2569848v2, whole genome shotgun sequence, a single genomic region encodes these proteins:
- the LOC108450638 gene encoding pentatricopeptide repeat-containing protein At1g77360, mitochondrial-like, translating to MGKDKKRTHSQRSSSPPKPPNFPSYQTAPNLNPKVRLLCEIISTTPSSAVETLLQDTGLRITQFDVENVLKFSYSFPSQAVKFFRWSGHQLQHHHSPYSWNLVVDLLGKNGLFDAMWDAVKSMKNEGLVSLATFASVFSSYVSFDKVKEAVLTFEVMDQYGCVRDIVALNTLISAICREGKTIDGLEFLSVAKSRIRPDLDSYAILLEGWEKEGNVSLAKTTFDEMVAEVGWDPANVPAYDSFLSTLIKGKDGVNEALKYIDILLQRKCYPGIKFFRDVLEDFQKVGNVRGAELIWKAMVEKVGIRPDTEMYNLMIELYCSKNYTDTAKKMLDEMVFTGAFPDMQSYNVLFHFLIKNRKLKDASVLFNEMVKNEFFPSKTDCIAAVKIFLDIGDPYVAVKVWKFMIENYDSDLDETGNLLINGLRDANMLPEAVKHAEDMIEKGIKVTSATLSRLKHSLSREKKDGVYEELLRKWKSS from the coding sequence ATGGGCAAAGACAAGAAAAGAACACATTCCCAGCGCTCCTCTTCGCCCCCTAAACCCCCAAATTTCCCTTCATACCAAACCGCCCCTAACCTCAACCCCAAAGTCAGACTCCTCTGCGAAATCATCTCCACCACCCCTTCCTCCGCCGTCGAAACTCTTCTTCAAGACACCGGCCTCCGTATCACCCAGTTCGACGTCGAAAACGTCCTCAAATTCTCCTACTCCTTCCCTTCCCAAGCCGTCAAGTTCTTCCGTTGGTCTGGCCACCAACTCCAACACCACCATTCGCCTTATTCCTGGAACCTCGTCGTAGACTTGTTGGGTAAGAACGGTCTCTTTGATGCTATGTGGGACGCCGTTAAGTCCATGAAAAATGAAGGGTTAGTTTCTTTGGCTACTTTCGCTTCCGTTTTTAGTAGTTATGTTAGTTTTGATAAAGTTAAGGAAGCTGTTTTGACTTTCGAAGTTATGGACCAGTACGGCTGTGTTAGAGAtatcgttgctttgaatacttTGATTAGTGCTATTTGTAGGGAAGGTAAAACCATTGATGGTTTGGAGTTTCTGAGCGTAGCTAAATCTAGGATTAGGCCGGATTTGGATAGTTATGCTATCTTGCTAGAAGGGTGGGAGAAAGAAGGAAATGTTAGTTTGGCTAAAACTACTTTCGATGAGATGGTTGCTGAAGTAGGGTGGGATCCCGCTAATGTACCGGCTTATGATTCGTTTTTGAGTACTTTGATTAAGGGGAAGGATGGGGTTAATGAGGCTTTGAAGTATATTGATATACTGCTCCAGAGGAAGTGTTATCCAGGGATCAAGTTTTTTAGGGATGTCCTTGAGGATTTTCAGAAAGTCGGTAATGTTAGGGGAGCTGAGTTGATTTGGAAGGCAATGGTGGAGAAAGTTGGGATTAGGCCGGATACAGAGATGTATAATTTGATGATCGAGTTGTACTGTTCCAAGAATTACACAGATACAGCGAAGAAAATGTTGGATGAGATGGTTTTCACTGGGGCATTTCCAGATATGCAATCATATAACGTGTTATTTCATTTCCTGATCAAGAATAGGAAGTTGAAGGATGCTTCAGTGCTTTTTAATGAGATGGTTAAAAATGAGTTTTTCCCAAGTAAAACAGATTGCATTGCGGCGGTTAAGATTTTTCTTGACATTGGGGACCCTTATGTGGCTGTAAAAGTTTGGAAATTCATGATAGAGAATTATGATTCTGATTTGGATGAGACTGGAAATCTGCTGATTAATGGGCTTCGTGATGCAAACATGCTTCCTGAGGCAGTTAAGCATGCTGAGGATATGATTGAGAAAGGAATCAAGGTCACCTCAGCCACATTGTCAAGGCTGAAACACAGCCTTAGCCGAGAAAAAAAGGATGGGGTATATGAAGAACTTTTAAGAAAATGGAAATCCTCTTAG
- the LOC108452164 gene encoding uncharacterized protein LOC108452164: MATLVRTRSSKPLRQLGELLQEQQEPFILEVYLSERGCCHGNSGKFLDKCGSQNKSKKKRISHFPKVLKALLCNKLFKIKGVKTKNSDDEETEDADRFSSASSATMYNSCSDSDVELDEPPMFADTSMSDLKLYHETGKKAAADTEFEWRCMEEQVSTSTSSCPLDNSRQQVSGKRLFWSKLIKEDSILSAWLLNLLLHHRQEKSSCVGFKQLKVPHWSTSSRPSSMSKRVLQQAKQLLFDCVRELVENNHDKEQKGKSFKESGEEIRKVRCENMKGWGKRCGDGSNIKQLLELDIINSTQEWKNGCESQKRDVGIVIGNAIVEEITSEVVMDIMNVL, from the exons ATGGCAACTCTTGTAAG GACCAGATCATCCAAGCCACTGAGGCAACTTGGAGAGCTCCTCCAGGAACAGCAAGAGCCTTTCATCTTAGAGGTTTACCTTTCAGAAAGAGGGTGCTGCCATGGCAATTCAGGCAAGTTTTTGGACAAGTGTGGCAGTCAAAACAAGAGCAAGAAGAAGCGCATTTCACACTTTCCCAAGGTACTTAAGGCTTTGCTATGCAACAAGTTGTTTAAAATTAAAGGCGTAAAAACCAAGAATTCCGATGATGAAGAAACTGAAGACGCAGATAGATTTTCCTCAGCCAGCAGTGCAACAATGTATAATTCATGCTCAGATAGTGATGTAGAATTAGATGAACCACCGATGTTTGCTGATACTTCCATGTCTGACCTAAAACTCTACCATGAAACAGGAAAGAAG GCTGCTGCAGATACAGAGTTTGAATGGAGATGCATGGAAGAACAAGTATCTACTTCAACAAGCAGCTGCCCACTCGATAATT CAAGACAACAAGTTTCCGGTAAAAGGCTGTTCTGGTCCAAGCTAATAAAGGAGGACTCAATATTGTCAGCTTGGCTCTTGAATTTACTTCTTCATCACAGACAAGAAAAATCGAGTTGTGTAGGATTCAAACAACTTAAAGTGCCTCACTGGTCTACTTCTTCCCGGCCATCGTCCATGTCGAAGAGGGTTTTGCAACAAGCAAAACAGCTTCTCTTTGACTGTGTTAGGGAGTTGGTGGAAAATAACCATGACAAGGAACAGAAAGGGAAAAGTTTTAAAGAATCTGGTGAGGAGATTAGGAAGGTTAGATGTGAGAATATGAAGGGATGGGGAAAACGATGTGGAGATGGATCCAACATTAAGCAATTGTTGGAGCTGGATATAATTAATTCAACCCAGGAATGGAAGAATGGTTGTGAATCCCAGAAGAGGGATGTGGGGATAGTAATTGGAAACGCTATTGTAGAGGAGATTACAAGTGAAGTTGTGATGGACATCATGAATGTCCTATAG